In Panacibacter ginsenosidivorans, the following proteins share a genomic window:
- a CDS encoding ethanolamine ammonia-lyase subunit EutB — translation MLYKHTIQQHTYQFNDLKTLMAKATPFRSGDALAGFAAETYQERVAAQMCLADVPLKTFLNEAVIPYEQDEITRLITDAHDKNAFTLISSFTVGQLRDWLLSDAADTHTLQQMQFAFTPEMIAAVSKIMRNQDLILAAQKCEVVTRFRNTIGLKGRFSARLQPNHPTDDPKGIAASIVDGLLYASGDAVIGINPATDSPAHVYTLLQMLDGLINKFSIPTQSCVLCHLTTTIQLIKQGAPVDLAFQSIGGTEKTNGSFGVNLSLLKEAYDAALSLNRGTVGKNVMYFETGQGSSLSANANEGVDQQTCEARSYAVARHFKPHIVNSVVGFIGPEYLYDGKQIMRAALEDHFCAKMLGVPMGMDVCYTNHAEADQDDMDNLLILLGVAGCNFIIGVPGADDIMLNYQSTSFHDTLFVRKALNLRPAPEFESWLIKQGVIDETGNQLPVNASHKLLLQSF, via the coding sequence TTGTTATACAAACATACCATACAACAACACACTTATCAATTCAATGATCTAAAAACATTGATGGCAAAAGCAACGCCCTTCAGAAGTGGCGATGCATTGGCGGGTTTTGCTGCTGAAACCTACCAGGAAAGAGTTGCCGCACAAATGTGTTTGGCAGATGTTCCACTGAAAACATTTTTGAATGAAGCTGTTATTCCATACGAGCAGGATGAAATAACAAGGCTCATTACAGATGCACATGATAAGAATGCATTTACTTTAATCAGTTCATTCACAGTTGGTCAGTTAAGAGATTGGTTATTGAGTGATGCTGCTGATACACATACATTGCAACAAATGCAATTTGCTTTTACACCGGAGATGATCGCAGCAGTTAGCAAGATCATGCGCAACCAGGATCTTATTCTTGCCGCACAAAAATGCGAAGTAGTTACACGTTTCAGAAATACTATTGGCTTAAAAGGAAGATTCTCTGCGAGGCTGCAGCCTAATCATCCTACAGATGACCCAAAAGGAATTGCAGCAAGTATCGTGGATGGCTTATTGTATGCAAGCGGCGATGCAGTAATTGGTATTAATCCTGCAACAGATAGCCCTGCACATGTTTATACTTTATTGCAGATGCTTGATGGGTTGATCAATAAATTTTCTATCCCAACACAATCATGTGTATTGTGTCATCTTACAACAACTATTCAATTAATTAAGCAAGGCGCACCTGTTGATCTTGCATTTCAATCTATTGGCGGAACAGAAAAAACAAACGGCAGCTTTGGCGTAAATCTTTCTTTATTGAAAGAAGCATATGACGCAGCCTTATCATTGAACCGGGGAACAGTTGGTAAAAACGTTATGTACTTTGAAACGGGACAAGGCTCTTCTTTATCTGCTAATGCAAATGAAGGTGTTGACCAGCAAACATGCGAAGCAAGAAGCTATGCAGTAGCCAGACATTTTAAACCACATATTGTAAATTCTGTTGTTGGTTTTATTGGTCCTGAGTATTTGTATGATGGTAAACAAATAATGCGTGCGGCATTGGAAGATCATTTCTGCGCAAAGATGCTTGGTGTACCCATGGGCATGGATGTTTGCTATACCAACCATGCAGAAGCAGATCAGGATGATATGGATAACCTATTAATACTTCTTGGCGTTGCAGGTTGCAATTTTATCATTGGCGTTCCTGGTGCAGATGATATAATGCTCAATTATCAATCAACTTCTTTTCATGATACTTTGTTCGTAAGAAAAGCTTTGAATTTAAGACCTGCCCCTGAGTTTGAATCATGGCTAATAAAACAAGGTGTTATTGATGAAACAGGTAACCAGTTACCTGTAAATGCCTCACATAAATTATTATTGCAATCATTTTGA
- the eat gene encoding ethanolamine permease, which yields MSKQTTALKKVLKPVHLWALAVGLVISGEYFGWNYGWGVAGTLGFLIATLLVTVLYITFIFSFTELTTAIPHAGGPFAYAYKAYGPLGGLIAGYATLIEFVFAPPAIAFALGSYVHFLNDSIPVMYTAVGCYVVFTLINLLGIKESAVFNLIVTILAVIELLIFLGIVAPHFETGNFMRNNMPYGVAGIFAALPFAVWFYLGIEGVAMVAEEVTEPRRNIPKGYILGIATLVILALGVMIFSGGIGDWQALSRIDYPLPESISMVLGKTNSWTKIFAGIGLFGLIASFHGLIIGYSRQIFALSRSGFLPTALSVVNKKFRTPHWALIAGGIVGLISLYSGTTDKVIIISALGAVVMYCTSMMSLLKMKKQLHDAATFKTPLYPWFPIIALALSFVCLIAIIWYNFYLSLIFFTGLAIALMIFVALGKHKQPVEDELLEAVEETIL from the coding sequence ATGAGCAAGCAAACTACTGCACTGAAAAAAGTACTGAAGCCAGTGCATTTGTGGGCCTTGGCAGTTGGCCTTGTTATCTCCGGAGAATATTTTGGCTGGAACTATGGCTGGGGCGTTGCAGGTACCTTGGGTTTTTTAATTGCAACATTACTCGTTACTGTTTTATATATCACATTCATTTTTAGTTTTACTGAACTTACTACTGCTATACCGCATGCAGGGGGACCATTTGCCTATGCATACAAAGCATACGGGCCATTAGGCGGATTGATTGCGGGCTATGCGACACTTATAGAGTTTGTGTTTGCGCCACCAGCCATTGCATTTGCGTTGGGCAGCTACGTGCATTTTTTAAACGATAGTATTCCTGTTATGTACACTGCAGTTGGTTGTTATGTTGTGTTTACACTTATAAACTTATTAGGTATAAAGGAATCCGCGGTTTTCAATTTGATCGTTACTATTCTTGCGGTTATCGAATTACTGATATTTCTTGGAATTGTTGCCCCGCATTTTGAAACAGGAAATTTTATGCGCAACAATATGCCTTATGGTGTAGCGGGAATATTTGCTGCATTGCCATTTGCTGTTTGGTTCTATCTTGGCATTGAAGGCGTGGCGATGGTTGCAGAAGAAGTAACAGAACCGCGTCGTAATATTCCCAAAGGATATATACTTGGCATTGCAACGTTAGTGATACTTGCGTTAGGCGTTATGATCTTCTCAGGTGGTATCGGTGATTGGCAAGCATTGAGTAGGATTGATTATCCGTTGCCGGAATCTATAAGTATGGTGCTGGGCAAAACAAACAGCTGGACGAAAATTTTTGCAGGCATTGGCTTGTTTGGATTGATTGCTTCTTTTCATGGATTGATCATTGGTTATTCAAGACAAATCTTTGCATTATCAAGAAGTGGATTTCTTCCAACTGCATTAAGTGTGGTAAATAAAAAGTTCCGAACGCCGCACTGGGCGCTTATTGCAGGCGGTATTGTTGGTTTGATCTCTCTTTACTCTGGCACAACAGATAAAGTAATTATTATATCGGCGCTTGGTGCAGTTGTTATGTATTGCACCAGCATGATGAGTTTGTTAAAGATGAAAAAGCAACTGCATGATGCAGCAACTTTCAAAACACCTTTGTATCCATGGTTTCCAATTATAGCGTTAGCGTTATCATTTGTTTGTTTGATCGCCATCATCTGGTACAATTTTTATTTGAGCCTGATTTTCTTTACGGGTCTTGCAATTGCGTTAATGATCTTTGTGGCGCTTGGAAAACATAAACAACCTGTAGAAGATGAATTACTCGAAGCAGTTGAAGAGACAATTTTATGA
- the tsaD gene encoding tRNA (adenosine(37)-N6)-threonylcarbamoyltransferase complex transferase subunit TsaD, giving the protein MATILAIESSCDETSASVCVDGRILSNFIANQTVHEKYGGVVPELASRAHMQNIVPVVDAAIKKAAEIHDSPFTIHDIDAVAFTQAPGLIGSLLVGTQFAKSLALALDKPLIAVHHMQAHVLANLIADPKPGFPFLCLTVSGGHTQIVLANSPYDLKVIGETIDDAAGEAFDKSAKLLGLPYPGGPLIDKYAQQGNPLAFKFAEPQIPELNFSFSGLKTSVLYFLQAQQKEDASFIEKNLNDLCASVQYTIINILIKKLKKAVKQTGVKNVCIAGGVSANSGLRKELKENGDKNGWSTFIPAFEYCTDNAAMIAITAYYKYLNKEFAALDISPTARAEW; this is encoded by the coding sequence ATGGCTACAATACTTGCAATAGAATCTTCATGCGATGAAACTTCTGCTTCTGTTTGTGTTGATGGAAGAATTCTTTCCAACTTTATTGCCAATCAAACAGTGCACGAAAAGTATGGTGGCGTGGTTCCTGAGTTAGCAAGCCGTGCACATATGCAGAATATTGTACCCGTTGTTGATGCTGCTATAAAGAAAGCTGCAGAAATTCATGATTCGCCATTCACTATTCACGATATTGATGCCGTTGCTTTTACACAAGCGCCGGGATTGATTGGAAGTTTATTGGTAGGCACACAATTTGCCAAATCATTGGCATTGGCACTAGACAAACCATTGATTGCCGTGCATCACATGCAGGCGCATGTTTTGGCTAATCTTATTGCAGATCCTAAACCGGGTTTTCCATTTTTATGTTTAACAGTAAGTGGCGGTCATACACAAATTGTTCTCGCCAATTCTCCTTATGACCTAAAAGTTATCGGCGAAACCATTGATGATGCTGCAGGAGAAGCATTTGATAAAAGTGCTAAGTTGCTGGGTCTTCCTTATCCCGGCGGACCACTAATAGATAAATATGCACAACAGGGCAACCCACTTGCATTCAAATTTGCAGAACCACAAATACCTGAGCTCAATTTTTCTTTTAGTGGTTTAAAAACATCTGTCTTATATTTTTTACAGGCGCAACAAAAAGAAGATGCAAGTTTCATTGAAAAAAATCTCAATGATCTTTGTGCATCTGTTCAATATACCATCATCAATATTTTAATAAAGAAACTGAAGAAAGCAGTTAAGCAAACAGGCGTAAAAAATGTTTGCATTGCTGGCGGTGTAAGTGCTAACAGCGGTTTGCGCAAGGAATTAAAAGAAAACGGTGATAAAAATGGTTGGAGCACATTTATTCCTGCATTTGAATATTGCACTGATAATGCTGCCATGATCGCAATAACTGCTTACTATAAATATTTAAATAAAGAATTTGCTGCACTTGATATAAGCCCGACTGCAAGAGCTGAATGGTAA
- a CDS encoding ABC transporter permease, with the protein MFKSLSIFWNSFKMSVQELNNNKLRSSLSLIGIAFGIFCIIGVLATVGSLEAKMQKDISALGSNTIYIDKWQYGGGDGGDYPWWKYVNRPEPKYNEVAFIKNTSTLAKHVSYFNSTNSTVTFENNQLNNVGIYGVSDEFSELQTINIAYGRYLNSTEFTRGNPVCVIGNEIATQLFDKPERAIDKEVTFDGKKFDVVGVIEKQGQSFVGGFDYDHCVILTYRSYASVYDVNGNFSQPFIMVNGKDNIATTALIDELRGIMRQARRLSPKQEDNFALNDINLFSQQLSGFFGQVDIGGAVIAFLSLLVGGFGVANIMFVTVRERTSQIGLKKAIGAKRKTILLEFLLESAFLCIIGGLIGLLMVGGLALVLSGILPFPIVISTNVMVLAFIICLILGVLSGIIPASIAAKMNPVVAIRSK; encoded by the coding sequence ATGTTCAAATCGCTCTCCATATTCTGGAACAGTTTTAAAATGAGTGTGCAGGAATTGAATAACAATAAACTGCGTAGCTCGCTATCGCTTATTGGTATTGCGTTTGGCATATTTTGTATCATTGGTGTACTGGCAACAGTGGGTAGTCTTGAAGCTAAAATGCAGAAAGATATTTCAGCACTTGGTTCTAATACCATTTATATAGATAAGTGGCAATATGGCGGCGGCGATGGTGGCGATTATCCCTGGTGGAAATATGTAAACAGGCCTGAACCTAAATATAATGAAGTGGCTTTTATTAAAAATACCAGCACACTTGCCAAACACGTAAGCTACTTTAACTCCACCAATTCAACAGTTACCTTTGAAAACAACCAGCTTAATAATGTAGGTATCTACGGAGTAAGCGATGAGTTTTCAGAATTGCAAACGATCAATATTGCATATGGCCGTTATCTTAACAGTACTGAGTTTACACGTGGTAATCCTGTTTGCGTAATAGGCAATGAAATAGCAACTCAATTATTTGATAAGCCTGAAAGAGCAATTGACAAAGAAGTTACATTCGACGGCAAAAAATTTGATGTAGTAGGAGTTATCGAAAAGCAAGGTCAGAGCTTTGTTGGTGGTTTCGATTACGACCATTGCGTTATACTTACGTATCGCAGTTATGCTTCTGTATATGACGTAAATGGTAATTTTTCTCAACCGTTTATTATGGTAAACGGAAAAGATAATATCGCCACCACAGCACTTATTGATGAGCTAAGAGGTATTATGAGACAGGCTCGCAGACTTAGCCCGAAGCAGGAAGATAATTTTGCACTTAACGATATTAATCTATTTAGCCAACAGTTAAGCGGATTCTTTGGCCAGGTAGATATTGGCGGTGCTGTGATTGCTTTTTTAAGTTTATTGGTAGGTGGTTTTGGTGTTGCCAATATTATGTTTGTAACTGTGAGAGAAAGAACCAGCCAGATAGGGCTGAAGAAAGCGATTGGCGCCAAAAGAAAAACGATACTGTTAGAGTTCCTTCTGGAAAGCGCTTTTCTCTGCATCATCGGTGGCCTGATAGGATTATTGATGGTAGGTGGTCTTGCATTGGTGCTTAGTGGCATTCTTCCTTTTCCTATTGTCATATCAACCAATGTAATGGTACTTGCTTTTATTATCTGCCTTATACTTGGTGTGTTGTCGGGCATCATCCCTGCATCAATTGCTGCAAAAATGAATCCTGTTGTAGCTATCCGTAGTAAATAA
- a CDS encoding succinate dehydrogenase cytochrome b subunit, whose translation MTWKQVFTSSIGRKLVMALTGVFLILFLIVHVGLNACIWANDGGQMFNAGAHFMGGTVVPRVLEIGLFVGFILHIVQGYMLTASNQSKRSKGYAVSYGNRGSRWYSRSMGLLGTIVLLFLVIHLSDFWFPNRSHQGFLLGEEINLFDKMQEEFSHLWVVIVYVVGCISLAYHLAHGFQSAFRTLGVYNKRYNIMLSSLGYGFAIIVPLAFAMMPISFYLGWIK comes from the coding sequence ATGACCTGGAAACAAGTCTTTACCTCCTCTATCGGCAGAAAATTAGTAATGGCGCTCACAGGAGTTTTCCTGATTCTCTTTTTAATTGTTCACGTTGGGTTAAATGCCTGTATCTGGGCAAACGATGGTGGACAAATGTTTAATGCGGGGGCACATTTTATGGGGGGTACAGTTGTACCGCGTGTACTTGAAATTGGCTTGTTCGTTGGATTTATTTTACACATTGTTCAGGGGTATATGCTTACCGCATCTAACCAAAGCAAGCGCAGCAAAGGATATGCAGTAAGCTATGGCAATCGCGGAAGCAGATGGTATAGCCGTAGTATGGGTTTATTAGGAACGATTGTTTTGTTGTTCCTCGTTATTCACCTTTCAGATTTTTGGTTTCCTAACCGTTCTCACCAGGGGTTTTTATTGGGTGAAGAAATCAATCTCTTTGATAAAATGCAGGAAGAGTTCAGTCACTTGTGGGTAGTGATCGTTTATGTGGTTGGTTGCATTTCTTTAGCATATCATCTGGCCCACGGCTTTCAAAGTGCATTCCGAACATTAGGGGTTTACAACAAAAGATACAATATTATGTTATCATCATTGGGTTATGGTTTTGCAATCATCGTTCCGCTTGCATTTGCCATGATGCCGATAAGTTTTTATTTGGGCTGGATTAAATAG